In Variovorax paradoxus, a single genomic region encodes these proteins:
- a CDS encoding vWA domain-containing protein, translated as MLIDFFYTLRSAKLPVSVKEYLTLLEALQADVVGPNSDGAYGIDDFYYLSRTALVKDEKHYDKFDRAFAAYFKGVEMLTDFTKEVPLDWLKKTLEREFTAEEKAKIEKMGWDELMETLKKRFEEQKERHEGGSKWIGTGGTSPFGNGGYNPQGIRIGGAGKNKSAVKVWDQRAYKDYDDTQELGTRNIKVALRRLRKFAREGHDEELDLDDTIHSTAANAGFLDIKMRPERHNNVKVLLLMDVGGTMDEHIQRVEELFSAVKTEFKHLEFFYFHNCVYDFMWKNNKRRFSEKFATWDILRKYNKDYKLIFVGDATMSPYEILQPGGSVEYNNEEAGAEWIQRLTHTFPKFAWINPEPQGVWQYRQSIAVMQQLMSNRMYPLTLRGLEEAMRMLSK; from the coding sequence ATGCTCATCGACTTCTTCTACACGCTGCGTTCGGCCAAGCTGCCGGTGTCGGTCAAGGAATACCTCACGCTGCTGGAGGCCCTGCAGGCCGACGTGGTCGGCCCCAACTCCGACGGCGCCTACGGCATCGACGACTTCTACTACCTCTCGCGCACCGCGCTCGTGAAGGACGAGAAGCACTACGACAAGTTCGACCGTGCCTTCGCCGCCTACTTCAAGGGCGTGGAGATGCTCACCGACTTCACCAAGGAAGTGCCGCTCGACTGGCTCAAGAAGACGCTGGAGCGCGAGTTCACGGCCGAAGAGAAAGCCAAGATCGAGAAGATGGGCTGGGACGAGCTCATGGAAACGCTCAAGAAGCGCTTCGAGGAGCAGAAGGAACGCCACGAAGGCGGCAGCAAGTGGATCGGCACCGGCGGCACCTCGCCCTTCGGCAACGGCGGCTACAACCCGCAGGGCATACGCATCGGCGGCGCGGGCAAGAACAAGAGCGCCGTGAAGGTGTGGGACCAGCGCGCCTACAAGGACTACGACGACACGCAGGAGCTGGGCACGCGCAACATCAAGGTGGCGCTGCGCCGGCTGCGCAAGTTCGCGCGCGAGGGCCACGACGAAGAGCTGGACCTCGACGACACCATCCACTCGACCGCGGCCAACGCAGGCTTTCTCGACATCAAGATGCGGCCCGAGCGCCACAACAACGTCAAGGTGCTGCTGCTGATGGACGTGGGCGGCACCATGGACGAGCACATCCAGCGCGTGGAAGAGCTGTTCTCGGCCGTGAAGACCGAGTTCAAGCACCTGGAGTTCTTCTACTTCCACAACTGCGTGTACGACTTCATGTGGAAGAACAACAAGCGCCGCTTCTCCGAGAAGTTCGCGACCTGGGACATCCTGCGCAAGTACAACAAGGACTACAAGCTCATCTTCGTCGGCGACGCGACCATGAGCCCCTACGAGATCCTGCAGCCCGGCGGCAGCGTCGAGTACAACAACGAAGAGGCCGGCGCCGAGTGGATCCAGCGCCTCACGCACACCTTCCCCAAGTTCGCGTGGATCAACCCCGAGCCGCAGGGCGTGTGGCAGTACCGCCAGAGCATCGCGGTGATGCAGCAGCTCATGTCCAACAGGATGTATCCGCTGACCTTGCGCGGCCTCGAAGAAGCCATGCGCATGCTGTCCAAGTAA
- a CDS encoding autotransporter assembly complex protein TamA has protein sequence MVRVVPVSLPAWWPALLFSGVLLLQGCSLLPKKDASEGKPVAGLVRGDSTADTTKDNRNSDDKKDKADKRDAFTVDVRGPEAVRDYLKLHLEIQRYRELDDLGATEISRLMVAAEANARELLGTLGYFTPTLTLELNETPQGAKAPREIVITVSPGELTKVSNVQISYGGPIADDATAEAQRDSIRTAWALRAGQPFTQQAWDEAKTTALRSLTAKRFPTGNIEISRAEVDADRHEARLSVTYQSGPAYKFGPLVLRGIQRYDPDGARRIARLPSGQDYDQQKLLDAQQRLASSGYYDSVFLTLDTESGNPLAAPVIAQLREAPLQKVVLGAGFTTDNGPRLSVDHIHNQVPLLGWRAVSRLSVDRDIKSLSTELNAIPDDHGWRWFSGAELKSEQSGSYVVDSGRLRGGRNKSSDHIDRSYFLQYDYAQNRGTNAPPSASAVTANWGWTGRYFDNNSAPSRGFGIALEVAAGYTLTGMQTPFTRTYARWLGVLPLGSSDDKETNARRSRLQLRLEGGAVAAKDSAQIPSTLMFLTGGDTTVRGYSYKQIGTVRPDGTTVAGRYLGVASVEWQRPVVYNNKLTDWESVVFVDAGAVADKPAELKPKVGVGVGARWRSPVGPVQADLAYGVDSKRFRLHFRLGFTF, from the coding sequence ATGGTCAGGGTGGTTCCAGTTTCCTTGCCGGCGTGGTGGCCGGCTTTGCTTTTTTCCGGCGTCCTGCTTCTGCAAGGCTGCAGCCTGCTGCCGAAGAAAGATGCGTCCGAAGGCAAGCCCGTGGCCGGTCTCGTGCGCGGCGACAGCACCGCGGATACCACCAAAGACAACAGGAACAGCGACGACAAGAAGGACAAGGCAGACAAGCGCGACGCCTTCACCGTCGACGTGCGCGGCCCCGAGGCCGTGCGCGACTATCTCAAGCTGCACCTCGAGATCCAGCGCTACCGCGAGCTCGACGACCTCGGCGCCACCGAAATATCCCGCCTCATGGTGGCCGCCGAAGCCAACGCCCGCGAGCTGCTGGGCACCCTCGGCTACTTCACGCCCACGCTGACGCTCGAGCTCAACGAAACGCCGCAGGGCGCCAAGGCCCCGCGCGAGATCGTCATCACCGTCTCGCCCGGCGAGCTCACCAAGGTGAGCAACGTGCAGATCAGCTACGGCGGCCCGATTGCCGACGACGCCACTGCCGAGGCCCAGCGCGATTCGATCCGAACCGCCTGGGCGCTGCGCGCGGGCCAGCCCTTCACGCAGCAGGCGTGGGACGAGGCCAAGACCACCGCGCTGCGCAGCCTCACGGCCAAGCGCTTTCCCACGGGCAACATCGAGATCAGCCGCGCCGAGGTCGATGCCGACCGCCACGAGGCGCGCCTGAGCGTCACCTACCAGTCGGGCCCGGCCTACAAGTTCGGCCCGCTGGTGCTGCGCGGCATCCAACGCTACGACCCCGACGGCGCACGCCGCATCGCGCGCCTGCCCAGCGGGCAGGACTACGACCAGCAGAAGCTGCTCGACGCGCAGCAGCGCCTGGCCAGCAGCGGCTACTACGACTCGGTGTTCCTCACGCTCGACACCGAAAGCGGCAACCCGCTGGCCGCGCCCGTCATCGCGCAACTGCGCGAAGCGCCATTGCAGAAGGTGGTGCTGGGCGCCGGCTTCACCACCGACAACGGCCCGCGCCTGTCGGTCGATCACATCCACAACCAGGTGCCGCTGCTCGGCTGGCGCGCGGTATCGCGGCTGTCGGTGGACCGCGACATCAAGTCGCTGAGCACCGAGCTCAACGCCATTCCCGACGACCACGGCTGGCGCTGGTTCTCCGGCGCGGAACTCAAGAGCGAGCAGTCGGGCAGCTACGTGGTCGACAGCGGACGCCTGCGCGGGGGGCGCAACAAGTCGAGCGACCACATCGACCGCAGCTACTTCCTGCAGTACGACTACGCGCAGAACCGCGGCACCAACGCGCCCCCCTCGGCCTCCGCCGTCACCGCCAACTGGGGCTGGACCGGGCGCTACTTCGACAACAACTCCGCGCCCTCGCGCGGCTTCGGCATTGCGCTCGAAGTGGCGGCGGGCTACACGCTCACCGGCATGCAGACGCCCTTCACACGCACCTACGCGCGCTGGCTCGGCGTGTTGCCGCTGGGCTCGAGCGACGACAAGGAAACCAACGCGCGCCGCAGCCGCCTGCAACTGCGGCTCGAAGGCGGCGCGGTGGCGGCCAAGGACAGCGCGCAGATCCCGTCCACCCTGATGTTCCTGACCGGCGGCGACACCACCGTGCGCGGCTACAGCTACAAGCAGATCGGCACCGTGCGCCCCGACGGCACCACCGTGGCCGGCCGCTACCTGGGCGTGGCGAGCGTCGAGTGGCAACGCCCCGTCGTCTACAACAACAAGCTCACCGACTGGGAGAGCGTGGTGTTCGTCGATGCCGGCGCCGTGGCCGACAAGCCCGCGGAACTCAAGCCCAAGGTGGGCGTGGGCGTGGGCGCGCGCTGGCGCAGCCCGGTGGGGCCGGTGCAGGCCGACCTCGCCTACGGCGTGGACAGCAAGAGATTCCGCCTGCACTTCCGTCTCGGCTTCACCTTCTGA